The genomic region CATCAACACGTAACAAAATAAATTTAGGTGGAACGTTTTTAAAATCAGCACGTTTCCCAGAATTTAAAGATCCAGAAGTAAGAAAACAAGCAATTGAACAAATGAAAAAAGTAGGGATGGAAGCATTGGTAGTTATTGGGGGAGACGGTAGTTATAATGGTGCTTTAAAACTTACAGAAATGGGAGTTAATTGTATTGGGATTCCAGGAACTATTGATAATGATATTCCTCATACAGATCATACTATTGGATTTGATACAGCATTAAATACAATAGTAGATGCATTGGATCGTTTAAGAGACACATCTAGTTCACATCAACGTTGTACGATACTCGAAGTAATGGGACGTTATTGTGGAGATTTAGCAATTAATGCAGGTATTGCAGCAGGAGCTGAAATCATTATTACTAGTGAAAGTGGATTTGATGAAGCAGAAGTTATTGAAAGGTTAAAAGCATCAAAAGCAAGTGATAAAACACATGCAATTGTTGTAATAACAGAACATATTACGGATGTTAATCAATTAGCAAAAAATATTGAAGTTGCTACTGGTTTTGAAACACGTGCAAATGTTTTAGGACATATGCAAAGAGGGGGAAGACCTTCAGCAAGAGATAGAGTATTAGGATCAAGAATGGGGATTTACGCAGTAGAATTATTAGAAGCCGGTAAAGGTGGACTATGCGTAAGTGAAGTAAGTGGTAAAATCACAGGTTTAGATATTACAGAAGTTTTATCAGAAAAACGTGTGGCAGATAACGGTATTTACGAAGATGCAATGAAGCTTCGTTAATATAAAAAATTCGGTAAGGTGAGGAAGATAGAGATATGATCGTAGAAAGAAAAAAGAAGACTCGTATTGTTTGTACAATTGGACCAGCAAGTGAAGATGAAAAAATGATGAAAAAATTAATTATGGCAGGAATGAACGTTATGCGTTTAAATTTCTCTCATGGTGATTTTGAAGAACATGGTGGTAGAATTGTAACTGCTCGTAAATTAAGTGTGGAATGTAATAAAAATATTGCTATTTTATTAGATACAAAAGGACCTGAAATTCGTACAGGTGGATTCGTTGGTGGATCTACAGAATTTAAAAAAGGACAAACTTCAGTTATTTGTATTGAAGATATCGAAGGAACTAGCGATCGTTTTACTATTACTTATAAAGAATTATATAAAGATGTTAAACCAGGTGGTTTCATTTTAGTAAATGATGGTCAAGTAGAATTATTAGTGGATCATGTAGAAGGAACTGATATTGTTTGTGTTTGTGCAAATGATGGTGTTGTTAAAAACAGACGTGGTATTAACGTTCCAGGAATTAAATTAGGTTTTGATTACTTATCTGAAAAAGATATCGCTGATATTACTTTTGGATGTGAACAAAAAGTTAACTTTGTAGCTGCTTCTTTTGTAAGACGTGCACAAGATGTTTTAGATGTTAAAAAGTTATTAGTTGAAAATGGTCGTCCTGAAATTCAAATCATCGCTAAAATTGAAAATAGCGAAGGTGTTGATAACATGGACGAAATCTTACAAGTTGCTGATGGTATCATGGTAGCTCGTGGAGACTTAGGGGTAGAAGTACCTGCTGAAGATGTACCATTAATTCAAAAAGAATTAATCAAAAAATGTAAAGCTGCTGGTAAAGTAGTAATTACTGCAACTCAAATGTTAGACAGTATGCAAGAAAACCCAAGACCAACTCGTGCTGAAGTAAGTGACGTTGCAAACGCTATTTATGATGGTACTGAT from Tannockella kyphosi harbors:
- the pfkA gene encoding 6-phosphofructokinase — encoded protein: MVKCIGVLTSGGDAPGMNGAVRAVARTCLNKGIKVYGVRLGFQGLFNGDFIEFDRTSTRNKINLGGTFLKSARFPEFKDPEVRKQAIEQMKKVGMEALVVIGGDGSYNGALKLTEMGVNCIGIPGTIDNDIPHTDHTIGFDTALNTIVDALDRLRDTSSSHQRCTILEVMGRYCGDLAINAGIAAGAEIIITSESGFDEAEVIERLKASKASDKTHAIVVITEHITDVNQLAKNIEVATGFETRANVLGHMQRGGRPSARDRVLGSRMGIYAVELLEAGKGGLCVSEVSGKITGLDITEVLSEKRVADNGIYEDAMKLR
- the pyk gene encoding pyruvate kinase, yielding MIVERKKKTRIVCTIGPASEDEKMMKKLIMAGMNVMRLNFSHGDFEEHGGRIVTARKLSVECNKNIAILLDTKGPEIRTGGFVGGSTEFKKGQTSVICIEDIEGTSDRFTITYKELYKDVKPGGFILVNDGQVELLVDHVEGTDIVCVCANDGVVKNRRGINVPGIKLGFDYLSEKDIADITFGCEQKVNFVAASFVRRAQDVLDVKKLLVENGRPEIQIIAKIENSEGVDNMDEILQVADGIMVARGDLGVEVPAEDVPLIQKELIKKCKAAGKVVITATQMLDSMQENPRPTRAEVSDVANAIYDGTDAIMLSGESAQGKYPEESVMTMTKIALKTEGTLDYDNLRMQAVKTAHTDPSEAICMSVAEIASKFHVSAIIVFTETGSTARKVSRYRPESTIIAATPYEPITRSLALNWGVKGTVCKTMDNRLDQLEYAKVLARENGVETGEQIIVTGGTPGVKGTTSYLELVTV